AACGGTGATTGGAAAATGCGTCGTCAGGCACAAGCTGAATGGCGTTACGCCACACGCGGCGCAGACGAAGACCGATTGCTGGCTGCCGCACAGCTGGCATTCGACAACGGCTTCTACGAAATGGCCATCAACAGCGCCGAGCGAACCAACCACAAATTAAACTTCAACTTGCGCTACTTATCACCGTTTAAAGACACCACGCAGCGTTACGCCGCACAAGCAGGCGTCGATTCCGCCTGGGTATACGGCCTGATCAGACAGGAAAGCCGCTTCATGCTGGGCGCACAGTCCAGCGTCGGCGCACAAGGTTTGATGCAGGTGATGCCCGCAACCGCACGCGAAATTGCCAACAAAATCGGCATGAACAGCAGCGAGCTTTATACGATGGACGGCAATATCCGCATGGGAACCTGGTATATGGCCGACGCCAAACGCCGCCTGCAGAATAACGAAGTGTTAGCAACGGCAGGCTATAACGCCGGCCCGAGCCGCGCACGCAAGTGGCAGGGCAGCTATCCTTTGGAAGGCGCGATTTACGCCGAGACTATTCCGTTCAATGAAACACGCGACTATGTGAAAAAAGTGATGACCAACGCGACTTACTATGCCGCATTGTTCAACCAACCCAAAACATCTTTAAAACAGCGTATGGGCACAGTTCCCGCGCGCTGACAGCAGTAAAGCGGGAAGGCCGTCTGAAAATTTCAATTTTCAGACGGCTTTTTTTAATAGAGCCGTCTGAAAAAACAAAGGCCGTCTGAAAAAAAGGCAAACAGTCGAACTGTTTGCCTGAGTTATGGAGACTTATGAATTAGTTATTGTCGGGATGGGTTTCCGCAGCCGGAGACAGCGGCAATTCAGGTACGGTGCGTGCGGCTTCGGGTACGGTGCCGGTCAGCGCATTCATAAAGGCCACCATGTCGTCGACTTCTTCTTGCGGAATGGTTTTACCCAATTGGGTTTCGCCCATAATGCTGATGGCTTTGTCCAGTTCCCAAACGCTGCCGTTGTGGAAATACGGGAAGGTCTTGGCTACGTTTCTCAAGCCGGGAACGCGGAAGAAGTATTTGTCGGCTTCGTTTTTGGTAACTTCGAAGAGGCCTTCGTCATGCTTGGTGCTGTCGATGTAGTTCCAATACGGTCCTTTTACCAAACCGAATTTTTGGAAAGAGTCGCCACCTAAGTTAACGCCTTTATGACAGGCGATACAGCCGTTATTGATAAACGCGCGTACGCCTTTGCGTTCTTTTTCGGTTAAAGCGTTTACATCGCCTTTCAGGTAGTCGTCCCAACGGCTCGGCGTCAGCAGGGTGCGTTCGAATGCGCCGATGGCTTTAGTGATGTTGTCAAACGATACCGCGCCGCCGTTTTCGGCAAAGGCTTCTTTAAACATCGCTTGGTATTCGGGGATGTGGGCGATTTTCTTCTCAACTGCCGCTTGGTCGGTATGTGCCATTTCAACCGGGTTCAACAGCGGGCCGCCGGCTTGTTCTTCAACGTCTTTGGCGCGTCCGTCCCAGAATTGGCTGCCCAATAAGGCGGCATTCAGGGCGGTTGGAGAGTTGCGTGCGCCAAAGCTGCCTTTGTGGCCTTGGCTGGTCGGCAGATTGTCTACGCCGCCGGTGGCTAAGTTGTGGCAGGTGTTACAGCTGACAGTGTTGCCGCGGGATAAACGCGGTTCGTACCATAATTGGTGACCCAGTTTGATTTGGGCATCGGTAATCGGTTTGGCCGGATCGATTTCGGCGCGTTCGGGCAAGGGTTGGAAGAAGCCTTGTGCTTGTTTCAGCAGTGCTTTGTCTTCTTCGGAAACATTGGCATCGCTTGGAGCGGCTTGTTCTGCCTGTGCGGCTGCGGTCTCCGCCGTTTTGGCTTCAGGTTTGGGTTCGGGCGCTTTGTCTCCGCAGGCGGCTAAGGCCAATAGGGTGGAAACGGCTAAAATTCGGTAAGCGGTGTTTAATTTCATCATGTCAGCCTTTATGGTGGTTGTCATCGAGAAAGTGAAGCGGAACAGTTGAGGTTGAGAAAAGTATTGTTCTAAATAAAAAAGTGTTCCGAATCTGATTTATGTAATTTTCATTAAGTATAAGCAGGGGGGTGAAACCTATATTTGCGCCATATCAAAAACAATTTTTTGATTGTCAATATGAATGATGGCGATAAATATTTATAATGAATGGGCGATGTGTGCCGAAGACCGCGAATCCGCCGGTGAAACTTGCACCTTTGACGTGATTGTTTTAAAGTTTGCAGTAATTTTGATTGAGAGAGTTTTTATGAAAATAACTGTGATGGGCGCAGGAGCTTGGGGTACGGCTTTGGCCGTTCATTTTGCCAAGCACGGCAATGAGATTGCTTTGTGGTCGAGAAATCCGCAGCACATGCAAGAACTGGCCGAAAACCGTGAAAACCGCCGCTATCTGCCGGGTTTTACTTTGCCTGACAATCTGATCGTGCATACGGATTTGGCGGATGCGCTGAAAAATGCAGAGCTGGTGTTGATTGTAACTTCGGTGGCTGGTTTGCGTGAAAGTGCACAGTTATTGGCTGAGAATAATGCCGGACATCTGCCGGTATTGACTGCCTGCAAAGGATTTGAACAAGATACG
Above is a genomic segment from Neisseria weaveri containing:
- a CDS encoding cytochrome-c peroxidase, with protein sequence MMKLNTAYRILAVSTLLALAACGDKAPEPKPEAKTAETAAAQAEQAAPSDANVSEEDKALLKQAQGFFQPLPERAEIDPAKPITDAQIKLGHQLWYEPRLSRGNTVSCNTCHNLATGGVDNLPTSQGHKGSFGARNSPTALNAALLGSQFWDGRAKDVEEQAGGPLLNPVEMAHTDQAAVEKKIAHIPEYQAMFKEAFAENGGAVSFDNITKAIGAFERTLLTPSRWDDYLKGDVNALTEKERKGVRAFINNGCIACHKGVNLGGDSFQKFGLVKGPYWNYIDSTKHDEGLFEVTKNEADKYFFRVPGLRNVAKTFPYFHNGSVWELDKAISIMGETQLGKTIPQEEVDDMVAFMNALTGTVPEAARTVPELPLSPAAETHPDNN